The following are encoded in a window of Mycobacterium decipiens genomic DNA:
- a CDS encoding Zn-ribbon domain-containing OB-fold protein: MTASPSGPTLIDHPEPPLSAPLTLSFDYTRSVGPTLGKFFTALRDRRILGVRGSDGRVHVPPAEYDPVTYEPLGEMVPVASVGTVASWTWQPEPLEGQPLDRPFAWALIKLDGADTLLLHAVDAGEPETIEIGTRVRVHWADETVGAITDIAHFTLGEDAEPTPEPTGDLDPVTMIVTPVHMQIAHSASHEESAYLRALAEGKLLGARTRSGSGEKAKVYFPPHGADPATGLATTEFVELADKGTVTTFAIINIPFLGQRIKPPYVAAYVLLDGADIPFLHLVSEIEAHEVRMGMRVEAVWKPREEWGLGIDNIEYFRPTDEPDAEYDTYKHHL; this comes from the coding sequence GTGACAGCCAGCCCGAGCGGCCCGACGCTGATCGATCACCCTGAGCCGCCTCTCTCCGCCCCGTTGACGTTGTCCTTCGACTACACCCGTTCGGTGGGGCCCACGCTAGGCAAGTTCTTCACCGCATTGCGCGACCGCCGCATATTGGGGGTGCGCGGATCCGATGGCCGAGTGCATGTGCCGCCGGCGGAATATGACCCGGTCACCTATGAACCGCTGGGCGAGATGGTACCGGTGGCCAGTGTGGGCACCGTCGCGTCCTGGACCTGGCAACCCGAGCCGCTGGAGGGCCAGCCGCTGGATCGGCCGTTCGCCTGGGCGCTGATCAAGCTCGACGGCGCCGACACCTTGCTCCTGCACGCGGTAGACGCGGGCGAGCCCGAGACGATAGAAATCGGCACCCGGGTACGCGTGCACTGGGCCGACGAGACCGTCGGCGCCATCACCGACATCGCCCACTTCACCCTCGGCGAGGACGCCGAGCCGACACCTGAGCCCACCGGCGACCTGGACCCGGTCACCATGATCGTCACGCCGGTCCACATGCAGATTGCGCACAGCGCCTCGCACGAGGAGAGCGCGTACCTGCGCGCCCTGGCCGAGGGCAAACTGCTGGGCGCCAGAACACGGAGCGGCAGCGGCGAGAAAGCCAAGGTCTACTTCCCGCCGCACGGAGCCGACCCGGCCACCGGCCTGGCGACCACCGAGTTCGTCGAGTTGGCGGACAAGGGCACGGTCACGACGTTTGCCATCATCAACATCCCGTTCCTGGGCCAGCGCATCAAACCGCCCTACGTGGCGGCCTATGTGCTGCTTGATGGCGCCGACATTCCGTTTTTGCATCTGGTCTCCGAGATCGAGGCGCACGAAGTGCGAATGGGCATGCGCGTCGAGGCGGTGTGGAAGCCGCGCGAGGAGTGGGGACTGGGCATCGACAACATCGAGTACTTCCGCCCGACCGACGAACCGGACGCCGAGTACGACACCTACAAGCACCACCTGTAA